The following proteins are co-located in the Streptomyces sp. DT2A-34 genome:
- a CDS encoding DUF2079 domain-containing protein yields MPTPATSATPNTSSDPHIPEPAGRTEGDAQPDPGRRDPWLLAAVLFVGYAIVSVGRYRHLGQRSWDLGIFEQVIRSYAHLQAPIADLKGPGFNILGDHFSPVTALLAPFYRVFPSPVTLLVAQAALFALSAVPVTRAAARLLGRPRGLAIGLAYGLSWGLQQAVDFDFHEICFAVPLIAFSLEALLARRWRAALLWAIALVLVKEDLGFTLTAIALVVAWRARQDSPRASRYAIGVAVFGVVAVAVTLLLVIPSFNSAGTYDYWNKVSESSGGGGPFDGLDTKLRTLCWLLIPTTGLLALRSPILLVALPTIGWRFVSSYPQYWGTDWHYNAVLMPIVALALVDALDTARHSTRAWLRSYVHHLPAAVAAASLALTTSLPLAALTESEIYRKPARVTAIERLLAQVPDNASVEANIAPISRLTSRCRVFWVSTARGINPDFIALDNSRKRYRDVEAYAETLHPDARYTVKGTAYGVVLLERRSGPGQSGQ; encoded by the coding sequence ATGCCCACCCCCGCCACCTCCGCGACGCCGAACACGTCCTCGGATCCCCACATACCGGAGCCCGCCGGGCGCACCGAAGGGGACGCGCAGCCCGATCCCGGTCGGCGGGATCCCTGGCTGCTCGCCGCCGTGCTCTTCGTCGGGTACGCGATCGTGTCCGTCGGCCGTTACCGGCATCTGGGGCAGCGGTCGTGGGATCTCGGGATCTTCGAGCAGGTCATCCGGTCGTACGCGCATCTTCAGGCGCCGATCGCCGACCTCAAGGGGCCCGGGTTCAACATCCTGGGCGATCACTTCAGCCCGGTGACGGCCCTGCTCGCGCCGTTCTACCGGGTGTTTCCCTCCCCGGTGACCCTCCTCGTCGCGCAGGCCGCGCTGTTCGCCCTGTCCGCCGTCCCCGTCACCCGGGCCGCGGCCCGGCTGCTGGGGCGGCCGCGGGGGCTTGCGATCGGGCTGGCGTACGGGCTGTCGTGGGGGCTTCAGCAGGCCGTCGACTTCGACTTCCACGAGATCTGCTTCGCCGTACCGCTCATCGCGTTCAGCCTCGAAGCGCTGCTCGCACGGCGTTGGCGGGCCGCTCTGCTCTGGGCGATCGCGCTCGTCCTGGTGAAGGAGGATCTGGGGTTCACCCTCACGGCCATCGCGCTGGTCGTCGCCTGGCGGGCCCGCCAGGACTCGCCGCGCGCGTCCCGGTACGCGATCGGCGTCGCCGTCTTCGGCGTGGTGGCCGTCGCGGTCACCCTCCTGCTGGTCATACCGAGCTTCAACTCCGCCGGCACCTACGACTACTGGAACAAGGTGAGCGAGTCGTCGGGCGGCGGCGGGCCCTTCGACGGCCTCGACACCAAGCTCCGTACGCTGTGCTGGCTCCTCATACCGACCACCGGACTGCTCGCCCTGCGGTCCCCCATCCTGCTCGTCGCCCTGCCCACCATCGGCTGGCGTTTCGTCTCCTCCTACCCGCAGTACTGGGGGACGGATTGGCACTACAACGCCGTTCTGATGCCCATCGTCGCCCTCGCGCTCGTCGACGCCCTCGACACCGCCCGGCACAGCACGCGCGCGTGGCTGCGGTCGTACGTCCATCACCTGCCCGCCGCCGTCGCGGCCGCCTCGCTCGCGCTGACCACCTCACTGCCGCTCGCCGCGCTGACCGAGAGCGAGATCTACCGCAAGCCCGCGCGCGTGACGGCCATCGAGCGGCTTCTCGCCCAAGTGCCCGACAACGCCTCCGTCGAGGCGAACATCGCTCCGATCAGCCGGCTCACCTCGCGCTGCCGGGTCTTCTGGGTCAGCACCGCGCGCGGTATCAACCCCGACTTCATCGCCCTCGACAACTCGCGCAAGCGCTATCGCGACGTCGAGGCCTACGCCGAGACCCTGCACCCCGACGCCCGGTACACCGTCAAGGGCACCGCCTACGGCGTCGTACTGCTGGAGCGGCGGAGCGGGCCGGGGCAGAGCGGGCAATGA
- a CDS encoding SgcJ/EcaC family oxidoreductase — translation MTTETTDIKAIEQVVATVERTQRAKDADGFLALFHPDALWTTGHGKVLIGLDAIAEFTRAVLPTATWDGEVTYEVVHTRFLRPDVAAVKVRQVYHSPNGDTEGAPLYVMTRQDDGRWLLHACQNTEVRGER, via the coding sequence ATGACCACCGAAACCACGGACATCAAGGCCATCGAGCAGGTCGTCGCCACCGTCGAACGCACCCAGCGCGCCAAGGACGCCGACGGCTTCCTCGCCCTCTTCCACCCCGACGCCCTGTGGACGACCGGCCACGGCAAGGTCCTCATCGGCCTCGACGCGATCGCCGAGTTCACCCGCGCCGTGCTGCCCACCGCGACCTGGGACGGCGAGGTCACCTACGAGGTGGTGCACACGCGGTTCCTACGTCCCGACGTGGCGGCCGTCAAGGTCCGGCAGGTCTACCACTCCCCGAACGGCGACACGGAGGGCGCCCCGCTGTACGTCATGACCCGCCAGGACGACGGCAGGTGGCTGCTGCACGCCTGCCAGAACACCGAGGTGCGGGGCGAGCGGTAG
- the mfd gene encoding transcription-repair coupling factor: MSLHGLLDAVVKDTALAEAITAAADGNRMHVDLVGPPAARPFAIAALARETDRPVLAVTATGREAEDLAAALRSLLPPEGVVEYPSWETLPHERLSPRSDTVGRRLAVLRRLAHPRPDDPETGPVSVVVSPVRSVLQPQVKGLGDLEPVALRTGETADLNEIVEALAAAAYARVELVEKRGEFAVRGGILDVFPPTEEHPLRIEFWGDDVEEIRYFKVADQRSLEVAEHGLWAPPCRELLLTDDVRARARALAEQHPELGELLGKIAEGIAVEGMESLAPVLVDDMELLLDVLPKGAMAVVCDPERVRTRAADLVATSQEFLQASWAATAGGGEAPIDVGAASLWSIADVRDRARELDMMWWSVSPFAADDELDADTLKLGMHAPESYRGDTAKALADTKGWLAEGWRTVFVTEAHGPAARTVEVLGGEGVAARLEADLGEIAPAVVHVACGSIDYGFVDPVLKLAVLTETDLSGQKAAGKDGARMPARRRKTIDPLTLETGDYIVHEQHGVGRYIEMVQRTVQGATREYLVVEYAPAKRGQPGDRLYIPTDQLEQITKYVGGEAPTLHRLGGADWTKTKARAKKAVKEIAADLIKLYSARMAAPGHAFGSDTPWQRELEDAFPYVETPDQLTTIAEVKEDMEKSVPMDRLICGDVGYGKTEIAVRAAFKAVQDGKQVAVLVPTTLLVQQHFGTFSERYSQFPVNTRALSRFQTDTEAKAVLEGLKDGSVDIVIGTHRLFSSETKFKDLGLVIVDEEQRFGVEHKEQLKKLRANVDVLTMSATPIPRTLEMAVTGIREMSTITTPPEERHPVLTFVGPYEEKQIGAAIRRELLREGQVFYIHNRVESIDRAAARLREIVPEARIATAHGQMSEQALEQVVVDFWEKKFDVLVSTTIVESGIDISNANTLIVERGDNFGLSQLHQLRGRVGRGRERGYAYFLYPPEKPLTETAHERLATIAQHTEMGAGMYVAMKDLEIRGAGNLLGGEQSGHIAGVGFDLYVRMVGEAVADYRASLEGGVEEEPPLEVKIELPVDAHVPHDYAPGERLRLQAYRSIASANTEEDIKAVREELVDRYGKLPEPVENLLLVAGLRMLARACGVGEIVLQGNNIRFAPVELRESQELRLKRLYPGTVIKPAAHQVLVPRPKTAKVGGKPLVGRELLGWVGEFLASILGS; the protein is encoded by the coding sequence ATGAGCCTGCACGGTCTGCTCGACGCCGTAGTCAAGGACACCGCCCTCGCGGAAGCGATCACGGCGGCCGCAGACGGCAACCGCATGCACGTCGACCTGGTCGGCCCCCCGGCGGCCCGCCCGTTCGCGATCGCCGCCCTGGCCCGCGAGACCGACCGCCCGGTCCTCGCGGTGACGGCGACGGGCCGCGAGGCCGAGGACCTGGCGGCAGCCCTGCGCTCCCTCCTCCCCCCGGAGGGCGTCGTGGAGTACCCGTCCTGGGAGACCCTCCCGCACGAGCGCCTCAGCCCCCGCAGCGACACCGTCGGCCGCCGCCTCGCGGTCCTGCGCCGCCTCGCCCACCCCCGCCCCGACGACCCCGAGACGGGCCCGGTCTCCGTCGTCGTATCCCCCGTCCGCTCGGTCCTCCAGCCGCAGGTCAAGGGCCTCGGCGACCTGGAACCGGTGGCCCTGCGGACCGGCGAGACCGCCGACCTCAACGAGATCGTCGAAGCCCTCGCCGCCGCCGCGTACGCGCGCGTGGAACTCGTCGAGAAGCGCGGCGAGTTCGCCGTACGAGGCGGCATCCTGGACGTCTTCCCGCCCACCGAAGAGCACCCCCTGCGCATCGAGTTCTGGGGCGACGACGTCGAGGAGATCCGCTACTTCAAGGTCGCCGACCAGCGCTCCCTCGAAGTCGCCGAACACGGCCTGTGGGCCCCGCCCTGCCGCGAACTCCTCCTCACCGACGACGTCCGCGCACGCGCGCGTGCCCTCGCCGAGCAGCACCCCGAGCTCGGCGAACTGCTCGGCAAGATCGCCGAGGGCATCGCCGTCGAGGGCATGGAGTCCCTCGCCCCCGTCCTCGTCGACGACATGGAGCTGCTCCTCGACGTCCTGCCCAAGGGCGCCATGGCCGTCGTATGCGACCCGGAACGGGTACGCACGCGTGCCGCCGACCTCGTAGCCACGTCGCAGGAGTTCCTGCAGGCGTCCTGGGCCGCCACGGCCGGCGGCGGCGAGGCGCCCATCGACGTCGGCGCGGCCTCCCTGTGGTCCATCGCGGACGTCCGGGACCGGGCGCGCGAGCTGGACATGATGTGGTGGTCGGTGTCGCCGTTCGCGGCCGACGACGAACTCGACGCCGACACCCTCAAGCTGGGGATGCACGCCCCCGAGTCGTACCGCGGCGACACCGCGAAGGCCCTCGCCGACACCAAGGGCTGGCTCGCCGAAGGCTGGCGCACGGTCTTCGTGACCGAGGCGCACGGCCCGGCGGCCCGCACGGTCGAGGTCCTCGGCGGCGAGGGCGTGGCGGCGCGTCTGGAGGCGGACCTGGGGGAGATCGCCCCGGCGGTCGTCCATGTCGCCTGCGGCTCGATCGACTACGGCTTCGTGGACCCCGTGCTCAAGCTGGCCGTGCTGACCGAGACCGACCTGTCCGGGCAGAAAGCGGCCGGCAAGGACGGCGCCCGCATGCCGGCCCGCCGCCGCAAGACCATCGACCCGCTCACCCTGGAGACGGGCGACTACATCGTCCACGAGCAGCACGGCGTCGGCCGCTACATCGAGATGGTGCAGCGCACCGTCCAGGGCGCCACGCGCGAGTACCTCGTCGTCGAGTACGCCCCCGCCAAGCGCGGCCAGCCCGGCGACCGCCTGTACATCCCCACCGACCAGCTGGAGCAGATCACCAAGTACGTCGGTGGCGAGGCCCCCACCCTGCACCGCCTGGGCGGCGCCGACTGGACGAAGACCAAGGCGCGCGCGAAGAAGGCGGTCAAGGAGATCGCGGCCGACCTGATCAAGCTGTACAGCGCGCGCATGGCGGCGCCGGGGCACGCCTTCGGCTCGGACACCCCCTGGCAGCGCGAGCTGGAGGACGCCTTCCCGTACGTGGAGACGCCGGACCAGCTGACGACGATCGCCGAGGTCAAGGAGGACATGGAGAAGTCGGTCCCGATGGACCGCCTGATCTGCGGCGACGTCGGCTACGGCAAGACGGAGATCGCGGTCCGGGCCGCCTTCAAGGCCGTACAGGACGGCAAGCAGGTGGCGGTGCTGGTGCCGACGACCCTGCTGGTGCAGCAGCACTTCGGGACGTTCTCCGAGCGCTACTCGCAGTTCCCGGTGAACACCCGGGCGCTGTCCCGCTTCCAGACCGACACCGAGGCGAAGGCGGTCCTGGAGGGCCTGAAGGACGGCTCGGTGGACATCGTCATCGGCACCCACCGGCTGTTCTCGTCGGAGACCAAGTTCAAGGACCTGGGCCTGGTCATCGTCGACGAGGAGCAGCGCTTCGGCGTCGAGCACAAGGAACAGCTGAAGAAGCTGCGCGCCAACGTCGACGTCCTGACGATGTCCGCGACCCCGATCCCCAGAACCCTGGAGATGGCGGTCACCGGCATCCGCGAGATGTCGACGATCACCACCCCGCCCGAGGAGCGGCACCCGGTCCTGACCTTCGTCGGCCCGTACGAGGAGAAGCAGATCGGCGCCGCGATCCGCCGTGAACTGCTGCGCGAGGGCCAGGTCTTCTACATCCACAACCGGGTCGAGTCGATCGACCGGGCGGCCGCGCGCCTGCGCGAGATCGTCCCCGAGGCGCGTATCGCCACCGCCCACGGCCAGATGTCGGAGCAGGCGCTGGAGCAGGTCGTCGTCGACTTCTGGGAGAAGAAGTTCGACGTCCTGGTCTCGACGACGATCGTCGAGTCCGGCATCGACATCTCCAACGCCAACACCCTGATCGTGGAGCGCGGCGACAACTTCGGCCTGTCGCAGCTGCACCAGCTGCGCGGCCGGGTCGGGCGAGGCAGGGAGCGCGGCTACGCCTACTTCCTGTACCCCCCGGAGAAGCCCCTCACGGAGACGGCCCACGAGCGTCTGGCGACCATCGCCCAGCACACGGAGATGGGCGCGGGCATGTACGTGGCGATGAAGGACCTGGAGATCCGAGGGGCCGGCAATCTGCTGGGCGGCGAGCAGTCCGGCCACATCGCGGGCGTCGGCTTCGACCTGTACGTCCGTATGGTCGGCGAGGCGGTCGCGGACTACCGGGCGTCCCTGGAGGGCGGCGTCGAGGAGGAGCCGCCGCTCGAGGTCAAGATCGAACTCCCCGTCGACGCGCACGTCCCGCACGACTACGCGCCCGGCGAGCGGCTCCGGTTGCAGGCCTACCGCTCCATCGCCTCCGCCAACACGGAGGAGGACATCAAGGCCGTACGCGAGGAACTCGTCGACCGCTACGGCAAGTTGCCGGAGCCGGTCGAGAACCTCCTGCTGGTGGCGGGCCTGCGCATGCTGGCACGCGCGTGCGGCGTCGGCGAGATCGTCCTGCAGGGCAACAACATCCGCTTCGCGCCGGTGGAGTTGCGGGAATCGCAGGAGCTCAGGCTCAAGCGCCTGTACCCGGGCACCGTCATCAAGCCGGCGGCGCACCAGGTGCTGGTGCCGCGTCCGAAGACCGCGAAGGTGGGCGGGAAGCCGCTCGTCGGGCGGGAGTTGCTGGGGTGGGTCGGGGAGTTCCTGGCGTCGATTCTGGGGTCCTGA